The proteins below are encoded in one region of Amycolatopsis magusensis:
- a CDS encoding glycoside hydrolase family 2 protein, whose translation MRLRRTPKLLAALAVFVPLLSAQAPGPPAPAGAPMTAPAASGQISTVPDWRLQTSKVVTAGGDTFSQPAYDDSGWYPVPARSTVLAGLVANGKYGDVNYGTNLQRAERSEFTVPWWYRKAFTADPQPGAHTFLKLNGGIISRGEVWLNGVKVAGTDQVVGAYPTHEFDVTSLLRKGGNALAIKAMPADPQQDLSIHFIDWAQLPPDRNQGLFRDVQLTRSGAVSLRDIRADGDLPLPDLSSADVTVKADVRNNSAQSVTTEISGKVGEIPLNRMVTLAPGETRTLTFSPADTPALKIAQPQVWWPFTMGGQPMYEASLDAAVGGALSDSVETKFGIREVTSRLNQGAREFSVNGKPFLVRGGGWASDLFLRTDLRRIGDQLNLVRSMGMNTIRLEGKPENDEFYDLADQLGIMLLTGWECCSKWEDYGSFDAEDNVVAGQSAESEAKRIRNHPSMLGFMIGSDAAPGAGLEKIYLDALNRADWKLPVISSAKAFSSPQLGSPGMKMDGPYWWEPPNYWYNEQKGGAFGFASEIGPGPTIPEMEELKKFLTPEDIAKLTDYNATQYHLSPSTTFNKLSFWGTALDRRYGRPANPEALVRKAQLANYETNRAQFEAFGRDWSDSGKPATGVIYWMLNNAWPTAYWHLYDYYLDTAGSYFGAKTALRPLHVQYSYDDKSLAVVNTGLETVPGLRVEVTVFNADGTEKAKETRPVEAKANGSVRVGTLPQPAGLSTTYFTRLLLTDAAGKVLDRNVYWLSTRADTLDYGSSTWYHTPQTGYADLTGLDQLPKGSIAAHAKSTVEGDRTRTEVTLTNNAAGRQVAFFVKATVRKGAGGPEVLPTDWSDNYVTLWPGETLRLSATYRSADLGGTAPVVELSGHNVEPLVVAAPGRY comes from the coding sequence ATGCGCCTACGCCGTACGCCGAAGTTGCTCGCCGCACTCGCGGTGTTCGTGCCCCTCTTGTCCGCGCAGGCGCCCGGGCCACCCGCGCCGGCTGGTGCGCCGATGACCGCGCCCGCGGCTTCCGGCCAGATCAGCACCGTTCCGGACTGGCGGTTGCAGACCAGCAAGGTGGTCACCGCCGGTGGTGACACCTTCTCCCAGCCCGCCTACGACGACAGCGGCTGGTACCCGGTGCCCGCCCGCTCCACCGTGCTGGCCGGGCTGGTGGCCAACGGCAAGTACGGCGACGTCAACTACGGCACCAACCTGCAGCGCGCCGAGCGGTCGGAGTTCACCGTGCCGTGGTGGTACCGCAAGGCGTTCACCGCGGATCCGCAGCCGGGCGCGCACACCTTCCTCAAGCTCAACGGCGGCATCATCTCGCGCGGCGAGGTGTGGCTCAACGGCGTCAAGGTGGCCGGGACCGACCAGGTCGTCGGCGCCTACCCGACCCACGAGTTCGACGTGACCTCGTTGCTGCGCAAGGGGGGCAACGCCCTGGCGATCAAGGCGATGCCCGCCGATCCGCAGCAGGACCTGTCGATCCACTTCATCGACTGGGCCCAGTTGCCGCCGGACCGCAACCAGGGCCTGTTCCGCGACGTCCAGTTGACCCGCAGTGGCGCGGTGTCCTTGCGCGACATCCGCGCCGACGGCGACCTGCCGCTGCCCGATCTCAGCAGCGCCGACGTCACCGTCAAAGCCGACGTCCGCAACAACAGCGCGCAATCGGTGACCACCGAGATCTCCGGTAAGGTCGGCGAAATCCCGCTCAACCGCATGGTCACCCTGGCGCCCGGCGAAACCAGGACGCTCACCTTCTCACCGGCCGACACGCCCGCGTTGAAGATCGCGCAACCACAGGTCTGGTGGCCGTTCACCATGGGCGGCCAGCCGATGTACGAGGCTTCACTCGACGCGGCCGTCGGTGGCGCACTCTCCGATTCGGTCGAAACCAAGTTCGGCATCCGCGAGGTCACTTCGCGGCTGAACCAGGGTGCGCGTGAATTCTCGGTCAACGGCAAGCCGTTCCTGGTACGTGGCGGCGGCTGGGCATCGGACCTGTTCCTGCGCACGGATCTGCGGCGCATCGGTGACCAGTTGAACCTGGTGCGTTCGATGGGAATGAACACCATCCGGCTCGAAGGCAAACCGGAGAACGACGAGTTCTACGACCTGGCCGACCAGTTGGGCATCATGCTGCTCACCGGCTGGGAATGCTGTTCGAAATGGGAGGACTACGGTTCTTTCGATGCCGAGGACAACGTCGTCGCCGGGCAGTCGGCGGAAAGCGAAGCCAAGCGGATTCGCAACCACCCGAGCATGCTGGGCTTCATGATCGGCAGTGACGCCGCGCCCGGCGCCGGCCTGGAGAAGATCTACCTCGACGCGCTGAACCGGGCGGACTGGAAGCTGCCGGTCATTTCCTCGGCGAAGGCGTTCAGTTCGCCGCAGTTGGGCAGCCCGGGCATGAAGATGGACGGCCCGTACTGGTGGGAGCCGCCGAACTACTGGTACAACGAGCAGAAGGGCGGCGCGTTCGGCTTCGCCTCGGAAATCGGTCCCGGCCCGACCATCCCGGAAATGGAAGAGCTGAAGAAGTTCCTCACGCCGGAGGACATCGCCAAGCTCACCGACTACAACGCCACGCAGTACCACCTTTCGCCGAGCACCACCTTCAACAAGCTCAGCTTCTGGGGCACGGCGCTGGATCGGCGCTATGGCCGTCCCGCGAACCCGGAAGCCCTGGTGCGTAAGGCGCAATTGGCCAACTACGAGACGAATCGCGCGCAATTCGAGGCCTTCGGCCGCGACTGGTCGGACTCGGGCAAACCGGCCACCGGCGTCATCTACTGGATGCTGAACAACGCCTGGCCGACCGCCTACTGGCACCTCTACGACTACTACCTCGACACCGCGGGCTCCTATTTCGGCGCGAAAACCGCGTTGCGGCCGCTGCACGTCCAGTATTCCTATGACGACAAATCGCTGGCCGTGGTGAACACCGGGCTGGAAACCGTGCCAGGACTGCGCGTGGAGGTAACCGTCTTCAATGCGGACGGCACGGAAAAGGCGAAGGAGACTCGTCCGGTCGAGGCCAAGGCGAACGGCTCGGTGCGGGTCGGCACACTGCCGCAACCCGCCGGGCTTTCGACCACCTACTTCACCCGCCTGCTGCTCACCGACGCCGCGGGCAAGGTGCTCGACCGCAATGTCTACTGGCTCTCCACCAGGGCGGACACGCTCGACTACGGCAGTTCGACCTGGTACCACACCCCTCAGACGGGTTACGCCGATCTGACCGGCCTCGACCAGTTGCCGAAGGGCTCGATCGCCGCCCATGCGAAGTCCACTGTGGAGGGTGACCGCACGCGGACCGAGGTGACCCTGACGAACAACGCGGCGGGCAGGCAGGTCGCGTTCTTCGTCAAGGCGACCGTGCGCAAGGGCGCGGGCGGCCCCGAAGTGCTGCCGACGGACTGGTCGGACAACTATGTGACGCTGTGGCCGGGGGAGACGCTGCGGTTGTCGGCCACGTACCGGTCGGCGGACCTCGGCGGGACGGCTCCCGTGGTCGAACTGAGCGGGCACAACGTGGAGCCGCTCGTGGTCGCGGCGCCTGGCCGGTACTGA
- a CDS encoding ABC transporter permease: protein MGAAIEAGPVLAVVLAIFVLLAAAVVWRGGLGSGRGVLIAAVRAVAQLAAVSVVITAILRSGWWTAGFVAFMFAVASFTTYRRVKAPGGWPWFAAAIAAGVAPVLALVLLPGVVPWKPIIVVPIAGIVIGGAMTATAQAARRALDELKTRHGEYEAALALGFMPRAAALEICRPSAGYALVPGLDQTRTVGLVTLPGAYVGMLLGGASPVQAGVAQLLVLIGLLAAQSVAVLATVEFVAASRIRW from the coding sequence GTGGGTGCAGCTATCGAGGCGGGGCCGGTGCTGGCGGTGGTGCTCGCCATCTTCGTGCTGCTCGCGGCCGCGGTGGTCTGGCGCGGCGGGCTCGGGTCCGGCCGCGGGGTGCTGATCGCCGCGGTGCGGGCGGTCGCGCAGCTCGCCGCGGTCTCGGTGGTGATCACCGCGATCCTGCGGTCCGGCTGGTGGACCGCGGGTTTCGTGGCGTTCATGTTCGCCGTCGCCTCCTTCACCACCTACCGCCGCGTCAAGGCGCCCGGTGGCTGGCCCTGGTTCGCCGCGGCGATCGCCGCCGGGGTCGCACCGGTGCTCGCCCTCGTGCTGCTGCCCGGCGTGGTGCCGTGGAAACCGATCATCGTGGTGCCGATCGCCGGCATCGTCATCGGTGGCGCGATGACCGCCACCGCGCAGGCCGCCCGCCGCGCGCTCGACGAGCTCAAGACCCGCCACGGCGAGTACGAGGCCGCACTCGCGCTCGGCTTCATGCCCCGCGCCGCCGCGCTGGAGATCTGCCGCCCGTCCGCCGGGTACGCGCTGGTCCCCGGCCTCGACCAGACCCGCACGGTCGGCCTGGTCACGCTGCCCGGCGCCTACGTCGGCATGCTGCTCGGCGGCGCCAGCCCGGTGCAGGCCGGCGTCGCGCAGCTGCTCGTGCTGATCGGCCTGCTGGCCGCGCAGTCGGTGGCCGTGCTGGCCACCGTCGAGTTCGTCGCGGCGAGCCGGATCAGGTGGTGA
- a CDS encoding amino acid ABC transporter ATP-binding protein codes for MPSEDPLLRAVGVRKRFGSAEVLRGIDLSVRKGQVVCLLGPSGAGKSTFLRCVNHLEAIDGGQVWVDGEPIGFRERNGKLYELREREVAKQRRDIGMVFQRFNLFAHRSVLQNVVEGPVRVRGIAPAEARETALALLDRVGLANRADAYPAQLSGGQQQRVAIARALAMRPKLMLFDEPTSALDPELVGEVLEVMRGLAEDGMTMLVVTHEMAFAKEAADEVVFMADGAVVETGPPQQVLGDPREQRTRQFLARVLP; via the coding sequence ATGCCATCTGAGGACCCGTTGCTGCGCGCGGTCGGCGTGCGCAAGCGGTTCGGCTCGGCCGAGGTGCTGCGCGGGATCGACCTGTCCGTCCGCAAAGGACAGGTGGTCTGCCTGCTCGGCCCGTCCGGCGCCGGCAAGAGCACGTTCCTGCGCTGCGTCAACCACCTGGAGGCGATCGACGGCGGCCAGGTGTGGGTCGACGGCGAGCCGATCGGCTTCCGCGAGCGCAACGGCAAGCTGTATGAGTTGCGTGAGCGGGAGGTCGCCAAGCAGCGGCGCGACATCGGCATGGTGTTCCAGCGGTTCAACCTGTTCGCGCACCGCAGCGTGCTGCAGAACGTGGTCGAAGGCCCGGTACGGGTGCGCGGCATCGCCCCGGCCGAAGCGCGGGAGACCGCGCTCGCCCTGCTGGACCGCGTCGGCCTCGCGAACCGCGCGGACGCCTATCCCGCTCAACTGTCCGGCGGGCAGCAGCAGCGCGTCGCGATCGCCAGGGCGCTGGCCATGCGGCCGAAGCTGATGCTGTTCGACGAGCCGACTTCGGCGCTGGACCCGGAACTGGTGGGGGAGGTGCTCGAGGTGATGCGCGGGCTGGCCGAGGACGGCATGACCATGCTGGTGGTCACGCACGAGATGGCCTTCGCCAAGGAGGCCGCCGACGAGGTGGTGTTCATGGCGGACGGCGCGGTGGTGGAGACCGGGCCGCCGCAGCAGGTGCTCGGCGACCCGCGGGAGCAGCGCACCCGGCAGTTCCTGGCGCGGGTGCTGCCGTGA
- a CDS encoding aminotransferase class V-fold PLP-dependent enzyme, translated as MNRISARYLVQFDETPGYLDFARFGPPSHAVLDTTATLLDRSVKAGQSTVDDLMLQEVRAKAAVARLCGTDTDHVVLVPNTSTGLFQAAFNATGEVLVSASEFPANTYSWARAEQGGRAKVRWLPAGFVTPEAVADALTPEITVVSVSAVDFRTGFRADLAALREVVGDRLLVVDGIQGFGVVEAPWEVADVLVAGGQKWLRAGWGTGFAVLSDRAQERMDPLLSGWTGARDPGLFDDEIHPAADTAASWSISNLSPVTSGAFAAALELVEEAGVAAIEARIAERVGELEEVIRSCGGEIVSATEQRGGIVAFTLGEVPSERVGAALKADGITATVRPEHVRLSPHASTHAGAAEALRLTLSRLNGPAVSVHGVPARVAGSVNDVLSALVPAVDGLAAMLGPGNEVVLHDLSRLPDSIVAIAGGLTGRDAGGPMTDLLLGLVRRGTTQDLINYETHGPDGRPIRSSTMFLRDADGTAVGCLCVNSETTGADDAAAVRRESFPPDVDSLQRFLIERAVEKVDIPVELMKKRHKAAVVRELDEAGFFLIKDAVDFLAAELEVTRYTIYNYLNETRK; from the coding sequence GTGAACCGGATCTCCGCGCGGTACCTGGTCCAGTTCGACGAAACGCCCGGCTACCTGGATTTCGCCCGGTTCGGGCCGCCCTCGCACGCGGTGCTGGACACCACCGCCACCCTGCTGGACCGCTCGGTCAAGGCCGGCCAGTCCACTGTGGACGACCTGATGCTGCAGGAGGTCCGGGCCAAGGCGGCGGTGGCGCGGTTGTGCGGCACCGACACCGACCACGTGGTGCTGGTGCCGAACACCAGTACCGGGCTGTTCCAGGCGGCGTTCAACGCCACCGGCGAGGTGCTCGTGTCGGCGAGCGAGTTCCCGGCGAACACCTATTCGTGGGCGCGGGCGGAACAGGGCGGCCGGGCGAAGGTCCGCTGGCTGCCCGCCGGGTTCGTCACGCCGGAGGCAGTCGCGGACGCGCTGACGCCGGAGATCACCGTGGTTTCGGTGAGCGCGGTCGACTTCCGCACCGGTTTCCGCGCGGACCTCGCTGCCCTGCGCGAAGTCGTCGGTGACCGGCTGCTGGTGGTCGACGGCATCCAGGGCTTCGGCGTGGTCGAGGCGCCGTGGGAGGTCGCCGACGTACTGGTGGCAGGCGGTCAGAAGTGGCTGCGCGCGGGCTGGGGCACCGGTTTCGCCGTGTTGTCGGATCGCGCGCAGGAACGCATGGACCCGTTGCTGTCCGGGTGGACGGGCGCGCGTGATCCGGGCCTGTTCGACGACGAGATCCACCCGGCGGCGGACACCGCGGCTTCTTGGTCGATCAGCAATCTGAGCCCGGTCACCTCGGGTGCCTTCGCCGCCGCGCTGGAACTGGTCGAGGAGGCGGGCGTGGCCGCGATCGAGGCGCGGATCGCCGAGCGGGTCGGTGAACTTGAAGAGGTGATCCGGTCCTGCGGCGGGGAAATCGTCTCCGCGACCGAGCAGCGGGGCGGCATCGTGGCGTTCACCCTCGGCGAGGTGCCGAGTGAACGCGTCGGCGCGGCGCTGAAGGCCGACGGGATCACTGCGACCGTGCGGCCGGAGCACGTCCGCCTCTCACCGCACGCCTCGACGCACGCCGGTGCCGCCGAAGCGCTGCGGCTGACGCTGTCGCGGCTGAACGGTCCGGCGGTTTCGGTGCACGGCGTTCCGGCGCGGGTCGCGGGCAGCGTGAACGACGTGCTGTCGGCGCTGGTCCCGGCCGTGGACGGGCTCGCCGCGATGCTGGGGCCGGGCAACGAGGTGGTGCTGCACGACCTTTCGCGGCTGCCGGATTCGATCGTGGCGATCGCCGGCGGGCTGACCGGCCGGGACGCGGGCGGCCCGATGACCGACCTGCTGCTGGGCCTGGTGCGCCGCGGCACCACGCAGGACCTGATCAACTACGAGACGCACGGCCCGGACGGGCGGCCGATCCGCTCGTCGACGATGTTCCTGCGCGATGCCGACGGCACCGCGGTCGGCTGCCTGTGCGTGAACAGCGAGACCACCGGCGCCGACGACGCGGCGGCCGTGCGGCGGGAGAGCTTCCCGCCGGACGTGGACAGCCTGCAGCGGTTCCTGATCGAGCGGGCGGTGGAGAAGGTGGACATCCCGGTCGAGCTGATGAAGAAGCGGCACAAGGCGGCGGTGGTGCGCGAGCTGGACGAGGCGGGCTTCTTCCTGATCAAGGACGCGGTGGACTTCCTGGCGGCCGAGCTGGAGGTGACCCGGTACACGATCTACAACTACCTCAACGAAACCCGGAAATGA
- a CDS encoding histidine phosphatase family protein, with translation MPEDPAEPEYRQRRFTAPPGAADLLLIRHGESAPARPSKPFPLVDGQGDPELAPEGLVQADLIARRLGEEHFDALYVTTLRRTAQTAAPLAERLGLTPRVCPELREIFLGEWEGGVFRQKVADRDPLAEKLWAEERWGVAPGAEDDEVFAARVRAGIERIAADHADQRVAVFTHGGVIGQVLALATRSRPFAFVGADNGSFSQVVVHGPQWIVRGYNDIAHLTT, from the coding sequence ATGCCCGAGGACCCCGCCGAGCCCGAGTACCGCCAGCGCCGCTTCACCGCCCCGCCGGGTGCGGCCGACCTGCTGCTGATCCGCCACGGTGAATCCGCGCCCGCCCGGCCGAGCAAGCCGTTCCCGCTGGTCGACGGCCAGGGCGACCCCGAACTCGCGCCCGAGGGGCTGGTGCAGGCCGACCTGATCGCGCGGCGGCTGGGTGAGGAGCACTTCGACGCGCTCTACGTGACCACGCTGCGGCGGACCGCGCAGACCGCGGCGCCGCTGGCCGAGCGGCTGGGGCTGACCCCGCGGGTGTGTCCCGAACTGCGGGAGATCTTTCTCGGCGAGTGGGAGGGCGGCGTGTTCCGGCAGAAGGTCGCGGACCGCGATCCGCTGGCCGAGAAGCTCTGGGCGGAGGAGCGCTGGGGCGTGGCGCCCGGCGCGGAGGACGACGAGGTGTTCGCCGCGCGCGTGCGGGCGGGCATCGAGCGCATCGCCGCGGACCACGCCGATCAGCGGGTCGCGGTGTTCACCCACGGCGGGGTGATCGGTCAGGTGCTCGCGCTGGCGACCCGGTCACGGCCGTTCGCCTTCGTCGGGGCGGACAACGGCTCGTTCTCGCAGGTCGTGGTGCACGGTCCACAGTGGATCGTCCGGGGGTACAACGACATCGCCCACCTCACCACCTGA
- a CDS encoding ABC transporter substrate-binding protein encodes MPARKLVPALALVALALTACGGGPDGAGGEPAQQPGGGVSAGVPDTAALLAKITKDEQLNAALPAATKQAGTLRVGSYLQSAPNNFYAADGKTPVGYEVDLAKAIGAKLGLTVAHEDMAFSSLITSLQSGRIDLTMAAMNDTPERQQQIDFVDYFTSGITIMVRKGNPDGVNGPETLCGKAVAVVQGTSHQKFATEQSEQCKQGGKPEVTVTATDSDTQNQNQLRTGRVAAVLNDLPSAVYISKTAGEGQFFEVIPGEPINGGPYGIGVNKGNAELAQSVQKALQALVSDASYNEILRAWGVEQGAVGEVKLNGGS; translated from the coding sequence ATGCCCGCTCGAAAACTCGTGCCCGCTCTCGCGCTGGTCGCGCTGGCCCTGACCGCCTGTGGCGGTGGGCCGGACGGTGCCGGCGGCGAGCCCGCTCAGCAACCCGGTGGCGGGGTGTCGGCAGGCGTGCCGGACACCGCCGCCCTGCTCGCCAAGATCACCAAGGACGAGCAGCTCAACGCCGCCCTGCCCGCGGCCACCAAGCAGGCAGGCACCCTGCGGGTGGGCTCGTACCTGCAGTCCGCGCCGAACAACTTCTACGCCGCCGACGGCAAGACCCCGGTCGGCTACGAGGTCGACCTGGCCAAGGCGATCGGCGCCAAGCTCGGGCTGACCGTGGCCCACGAGGACATGGCGTTCAGCTCGCTGATCACCAGCCTGCAGTCCGGCCGGATCGACCTGACCATGGCGGCGATGAACGACACGCCCGAGCGGCAGCAGCAGATCGACTTCGTCGACTACTTCACCTCGGGCATCACGATCATGGTCCGCAAGGGCAACCCGGACGGGGTGAACGGGCCGGAGACGCTGTGCGGCAAGGCCGTCGCCGTGGTGCAGGGCACCAGCCACCAGAAGTTCGCCACCGAGCAGAGCGAGCAGTGCAAGCAGGGCGGCAAGCCCGAGGTGACGGTCACCGCCACCGACAGCGACACGCAGAACCAGAACCAGCTGCGCACCGGCCGGGTGGCCGCGGTGCTCAACGACCTGCCGAGCGCGGTCTACATCTCCAAGACCGCCGGTGAGGGCCAGTTCTTCGAGGTGATCCCCGGCGAGCCGATCAACGGCGGCCCGTACGGCATCGGCGTGAACAAGGGCAACGCCGAACTGGCGCAGAGCGTGCAGAAAGCCTTGCAGGCGCTGGTGTCCGACGCGAGCTACAACGAGATCCTGCGGGCGTGGGGTGTCGAGCAGGGCGCGGTCGGCGAGGTGAAGCTCAATGGCGGCTCCTGA
- a CDS encoding potassium channel family protein, translating into MPVFLIRLIRRALGSRVGLPPLAVVLSVFVTSWPLMLLAEPAGSELVEPANFWWWFVVTASTVGYGDFYPETTWGHLVGGYVIIGGIATLTTLFAQLASMIEKRRGRRMHGSGTLEVAGHIVVLGYTPGRTERILDELHSDESLRMVLGAWPEVESNPLPERTVEFVRGDLTSESVLRRACVHHARAVLIDARDDNEALAMAVTVDHLQTQAHVVVALRDLDRAKHFRYVSEAIHCVQWHNPHMLTEELQDPGITQVYEELMTHGGNGNTYSLRLPETTAFGDCQTALGRQHDATVLAARTPDDLLVSPSWDTALPAGSVLYFVSRERISEAQLTAALRRHRTRVTSE; encoded by the coding sequence ATGCCCGTGTTCCTGATCCGCCTCATCCGCCGCGCCCTCGGCTCGCGCGTCGGCCTGCCGCCGCTGGCCGTGGTGCTCTCCGTGTTCGTCACCAGCTGGCCGTTGATGCTGCTGGCCGAGCCCGCCGGGAGCGAACTGGTCGAGCCGGCGAACTTCTGGTGGTGGTTCGTGGTCACCGCCTCGACGGTCGGCTACGGCGACTTCTACCCGGAGACCACCTGGGGACATCTGGTCGGCGGCTACGTGATCATCGGCGGCATCGCCACGCTGACCACGCTGTTCGCCCAGCTGGCGTCCATGATCGAGAAACGGAGGGGACGGCGCATGCACGGCTCCGGCACGCTCGAGGTCGCCGGCCACATCGTGGTCCTCGGCTACACCCCCGGCCGCACCGAGCGCATCCTCGACGAACTGCATTCCGACGAATCGCTGCGCATGGTGCTCGGCGCGTGGCCCGAAGTGGAGTCGAACCCGCTGCCGGAACGCACGGTGGAGTTCGTCCGCGGCGACCTGACCTCGGAGAGCGTGCTGCGCCGGGCTTGCGTGCACCACGCCCGTGCCGTGCTCATCGACGCGCGTGACGACAACGAGGCGCTGGCCATGGCGGTGACCGTCGACCACCTGCAGACCCAGGCGCACGTGGTGGTCGCCCTGCGCGACCTCGACCGGGCGAAGCACTTCCGGTACGTCAGCGAGGCCATCCACTGCGTGCAGTGGCACAACCCGCACATGCTGACCGAGGAGTTGCAAGATCCCGGCATCACGCAGGTCTACGAGGAACTGATGACCCACGGTGGCAACGGGAACACCTATTCACTGCGACTGCCGGAGACCACGGCCTTCGGCGACTGCCAGACCGCGCTGGGCCGCCAGCACGACGCGACGGTGCTCGCCGCCCGCACCCCGGACGACCTGCTGGTCAGCCCGTCGTGGGACACCGCGCTGCCCGCCGGTTCGGTGCTCTACTTCGTGAGCCGGGAACGGATCAGCGAGGCGCAGTTGACCGCGGCGCTGCGCCGGCACCGCACCCGGGTCACGAGCGAGTAG
- a CDS encoding amino acid ABC transporter permease: MAAPELPIVRLRHWGRWVSGAIILALLAALGVALAEAKIDYESVPEFLWYRVMAVGLLNTVLLAVISQGLAIVLGIVVALMRRSANPVARWFAVVYIWLFRGLPVLLQILIWYNLALVFEFISIPLPFTGGYLLHEPTNVLVSAFVAALLGLTLNESAYMAEIVRAGLNSVDGGQTEAAKAIGMTPATTLRRVVLPQAMRVIIPPTGNDFINMLKATSMASVIGVTELIHASNNISSNNLLVMETLLAAAIWYMVVVTVAGIGQHYLERAFGAADRAGVAAGPWSRAARALRTVPLRRGKDAI; this comes from the coding sequence ATGGCGGCTCCTGAGCTGCCGATCGTCCGGCTCCGCCACTGGGGCCGGTGGGTCAGCGGCGCGATCATCCTGGCGCTGCTCGCGGCGCTCGGCGTGGCGCTGGCCGAGGCGAAGATCGACTACGAGTCGGTGCCGGAGTTCCTCTGGTACCGCGTGATGGCCGTGGGCCTGCTGAACACCGTGCTGCTGGCGGTGATCTCGCAGGGGCTGGCGATCGTGCTCGGCATCGTGGTGGCGCTGATGCGCCGCTCGGCGAACCCGGTCGCGCGCTGGTTCGCGGTGGTCTACATCTGGCTGTTCCGCGGCCTGCCGGTGCTGCTGCAGATCCTGATCTGGTACAACCTGGCGCTGGTCTTCGAGTTCATCTCGATCCCGCTGCCGTTCACCGGCGGCTACCTGCTGCACGAGCCGACGAACGTACTGGTCAGCGCCTTCGTCGCGGCCCTGCTCGGGTTGACGCTCAACGAAAGCGCGTACATGGCGGAGATCGTGCGCGCCGGGCTGAACAGCGTGGACGGCGGGCAGACCGAGGCGGCCAAGGCGATCGGCATGACGCCGGCCACGACGCTGCGGCGGGTGGTCCTGCCGCAGGCGATGCGGGTGATCATCCCGCCCACCGGCAACGACTTCATCAACATGCTGAAGGCGACCTCGATGGCCTCGGTGATCGGCGTGACCGAGCTGATCCACGCGTCGAACAACATCTCGTCGAACAACCTGCTGGTGATGGAAACCCTGCTGGCCGCGGCGATCTGGTACATGGTGGTGGTCACCGTCGCCGGGATCGGGCAGCACTACCTGGAACGGGCCTTCGGCGCCGCCGACCGCGCGGGTGTCGCGGCGGGGCCGTGGTCACGGGCGGCGCGGGCATTGCGCACGGTGCCGTTGCGGAGGGGGAAAGATGCCATCTGA
- a CDS encoding ArsR/SmtB family transcription factor encodes MTDDDRVFKALADPTRRFLLDLLFARDGRTLTELESELEMSRFGVMKHLKVLEEANLVLTRRSGREKLHFLNAVPIRLIHNRWIDKYTEQRVSALADLKAELESNP; translated from the coding sequence ATGACCGACGACGACCGGGTGTTCAAGGCGCTCGCCGACCCGACGCGCCGGTTCCTGCTGGACCTGCTCTTCGCCAGGGACGGGCGCACCCTCACCGAGCTCGAGTCGGAACTGGAGATGTCGCGGTTCGGCGTGATGAAACACCTCAAGGTGCTCGAAGAGGCGAACCTGGTGCTCACACGGCGATCGGGCCGGGAGAAGCTCCACTTCCTGAACGCGGTCCCCATCCGGCTCATCCACAACCGCTGGATCGACAAGTACACCGAGCAGCGGGTCTCCGCGCTGGCCGACCTGAAAGCCGAGCTGGAGAGCAATCCTTGA